In Quercus robur chromosome 11, dhQueRobu3.1, whole genome shotgun sequence, the sequence cctttaATGTGAAGTGGGCTGGGATTTCgaatttcaggccccacaatagcccctcaaaatcctgcttcCCGACTTTTTAATTGggaaggagggttttggtgatgttgggCCCGCCTCGCGGTTTGCTCAAGTTCCGCACCATATTGCTGTTTGCGTTCTTCCATTTGCATGGGAGATGTGCCGAATTAATAGGCATTACTTTATTCTTCACCCGCGTAGTGTCCTTTGATGTTTCAGTATTtgaggcgcgccttcacgaggaccTTTAAATCTTGTGGTGGCGGATAGTGTTGGAGATTGTGCCAGAGCTGCCTTGTCCGCAGCGTTTCTTGGGaatctgctcaaattaaatGACACTAccttaccctttatataagtaggataggTGGTTATTCTTCTggcatataaacccttctgcCCTCTTCAAAATCATAACCCTTGATCTATAACCAGTTCTCACATCCAGTGTCGTCTTCCCTtagtgcaatatgtttgaggcttgggtggaggtggaggaactttacccgccacagaggcaccggacCCTTCCAAGACTTAAGGTGGTGTGgtctgggcaggggaggcacagagTTAAGGTATCCTCCCGCTTGGATAAGGTGAGAACGATACCCccacctctttcagtcaaaatccgaagtaggTTCTGGTCAtaccagatttttggtgtgtcagaagaaaggttttccgccatcagcgccgtctgctatATCGCAGGCGTGGTTCCATGGAGGCCCATCAACTTCCGGCtgcctgcaccttttcttcaacggtgctggcctcaagttgggttccctgcacctttttttCAGCTGCGCTAGCCCGAAGTCGGGCTCCCGgcgccttttcttcaacggtgcaggcCCTGAGTTAggctctttggctgcctgagttacaggcatgtaaaagtattgaggaatggctTCCTTAGACGAAATTTTGAAGCGGCAACACGTCTCCTCTCTGCACTTCCTCTTCGGCTTTTTCTTTattcccttgtatcttttcttttcgctTTTTGCAGTTAGCTTCAGTGTGAGCTTATTTAAGCTCCTTCGTTGTACACTGTACTGTTTCttcgtcttaataaaagatgaatttatttacttgttttaaatattttttctttctgcaacaactattttgtgaatgggtgtgctccatgtgtgtctttcttcaatgatacttagagcaggaaaccttgaaacataatccgactaattctaatttaccgacattaccaggcataataatgataattcccaGTAAATTAAACTCatgaaactaaccgagataacagttGAATACTTCGTAATGCGTGCGAGgagaccgtccgagaacgataaactctaaatgattcatccgagggggtagCCGAGTAGTGAGGGACTAACTGCGTTTTGACAACGTATGACACTATATTGCAGTTGCACCAATTCCCCTGGTACCGAGAATCCGAGGGTAGGCTGGGGAATCCATGCAGCTTTGGGATTAGCCCACTTATCAATGGGGAACTCTTCTCCGGGGTAGATTCTAAGGGTCATATAACGTCCAGGTCATGTCCATAGCTTGCAGTTTTTCtgttgagtagttggtttccccatagacttgaatccgaggaccatgcaaggccttggttctgtccaaaacttgtaatttttcttttgagtacttggtttccccataggcttgagtccgaggaccatacaaggccttggttctgtccaaaacttgtaatttttcttttgagtacttggtttccccataagcttgagttcgaggaccatgcaaggccttggttctgttcaaaacttgtaatttttcttttgagtacttggtttccccataggcttgagtccaaggaccatgcaaggccttggttctgtccaaaacttgtaatttttcttttgagtacttggtttccccataggcttgagtccgaggaccatgcaaggccttggttctgtccaaaacttgtaatttttcttttgagtacttggtttccccataggcttgagtccgaggaccatgcaaggccttggttctgtccaaagcttgtaatttttcttttgagtacttggtttccccataggcttgagtccgaggaccatgcaaggccttggttctgtccaaaacatgtaattttaagtagttttttctctgtatttatttatttttcgaaggttagcccctaGACCAAGGTGGGGAGAGTTAGCTTGAGGTCAGAAGCCCCTAGGGCTGCCCGTGCCATTGGCACTGCAAGGCGTAGCCTCTAGCTGAAGTTTATGTCGGGGCAACAACAGCATGTCGCTGGAGATGGAGGAAACTTCACGAACTTCTGCCTGATAGAGGCTTGACTCCACCGCCAtctgcgccaacgcgcaagccttcccacagacggcgccaattgtagggacacgatttttaatgaccacattgggctcgtatgtaaagggctcgaataatatgatttgtagagagtgggtttggaaaggcatgaccttggacGCAGGGCAATGGCTTGGTCCTGATTTTATGAGAGCACATGCAAAGGTAGGTTTAACCTGAATAGCTGAGCTTTACATCAATATAGCTTGAAGGatttgactcctcggacttaaTCCGAGGAGCGTCCCATTCTCCccattcttctcttttttttagaatcccCTCCTTTTTTAGCTctccttcccttttatactagtattcactTCCCGTTCtccatctacgtgtcagtttttccttgtttgggggtaattactcgtcctatcaatccatacgtcagagtggttgggaaaagctaaatagcatggtatggagtatgggcttgtcaggcgcTGGGCTCCACATTGTGGTGTTGGCAACTTTCTcgtttgtactgctcttgtactgagtttgtccttttcttcaggcgctttgtgaggtgttgagcgtgaaatcgtcctcggccacattctTGGGCCATTAAGGGGCTTTCATCATACGTCCTtggcagtagggctcctcggcttgggccttgggtCTTTAATGTGAAGTGGGCTAAGATTTCgaatttcaggccccacaatatTTATGTCATTGGGTTACGTAtatgtaacaattgaattaatctaaaaaatttcaaataacaaCTTTTAcggaaatttattttattttttgataaatcaagTTGTGGTGtaaaattatttagtatttatagaaaattttaggtattttaatagattttgtCTGAATCTTACAGATATAGTTACCCccaaaatcattaatttttttattagtattttattaaaatttaaaaccattaattcttaattatttatttagaccTTTAGCTAGTCATATCTATGTAAGAATTAGGAAGCAGATTATTTAGGCATTTTGTTAGATTTTGTCCGGGTCTTATGGATATAGTTACCCCAaaaccatcttttttttttttttattaggcattttttttataattgttttttatactagtatcttttgaaatttaaaattatcaatTCTTAGTTATTTATTCAAACTTATTAGCCAGCTATATCTATATAAGAACTGGGAAGAAAAAACAATACCAAAAGAATAAATctcattttatgttttatttgtattaaaGATGTGAATTTCTTAGGGGCAAGTACATTACGTTTTACAGTTATTGTCTAATGAATGTTAGTGAAGGTGCAACTTACTAATAACATATGTATATACATTGACACACACAAGCACAcccaaacataaacataaatattaacatatatatatatatatatatatatataaactaacatactaaattcaacaattaataattttatagaacataGAATAGCTAAATGAACATATATTTATGTTATTAGcttaaatttaaaagtttatatacaaaaattcatGAAGAACAACAAAGTTAAtgagttttaaaagaaaattctaaagctaatttatttttttatttgagtattttcttttggatgGCATATTTATATCTTTGGGTTGTGTATGTAATAACAGTTGAATTAATGTTATGAATTTTTACCCATCAAAATTTtatggaaatttatttatttgatataaaTCAATTGATGGTGGGAATTATTAggtatttatagaaaattattatattttttcctgGCTCTTATAAACATTAACATAGATACCCTCCAAAACCATCAATcgttttattgattttttgtttcttttgaaatttaaaatcatcaaattttaattattgatataAACCTATTAGCTAGCTATACCTATATAGGAActaagaagaaaattatttatgctaaaaaattactaggtattttgattgattttatgCTTATCATATACCCAGAAATTCACATAAATTGTCATAGTGTAGCAATCACAATTGAATACCTGTAACTTGAGAATATTGGTCCTTCCCAAAAGGGGGAAAATTATAACTATACTCCAATTCAACACTAGTCCTACTTCATTTATAAGAATAAACATATGAACAAATTATATTGACAATGCAATGCATATACTTTCCTTGCATTGATATCTCATTATAGCTATGTCTTGTTGTAGTCATTTGAATCGGCAGGGCAACTCCAAATCTTTTCCACATCTAGAACTtcaaatgtttttattgtttttatttatttattttttattatgaagtTTCCCACTAGGTAGAAAAAATGCGTGTCAAAGATGACAACAATGCGCCTAGAATCTAGATTTTGTAATAAAGATGGATTCTTTTCAATTTGTTAGAGTCAAGTATAGTACTTTTTTATAATTCCTATCTAATTCATGCTAGTGCGAGTCCAACTTaccaataacttttttttagagaaagtttcaatttatgatgTCTACTTcagatgataactctttattatcaaatcaagataccaatcaatttttaatgTAAACAGGGATTAAATCGCAAATCTTttatacaactatcagagactttaccagtgaagctaattggaacccacaacTTACCAATAATtgtatacacacacatgcacatccaaacacacacataaacattaAGATATGTATATACATAAACTAAaacattaaattcaaaatttaataattttatagaaatataaaaaagctaaatgaataaatatttatgttaataaattaaaattaaaattaaaattaaaattttatattaaaaatgtcacgaagaagaataaatttaaatgtataACATGTGTAACATCGGAAAACAACTGTAGCATGTTTAACAAGTTGCCAGAAAGTTACCTGGTGGGAAGGTTAATTCAAACATAATTTAAGATTGAAAATTCTAAGTGTTGTTATAAGTTGTTGCTGCCTGGTAGTTTGAAGCTGTTGTCTCCCatattttaggattttatggATAACCATAAAATCAGAGAGAAAAACAGCTTGAAACTCTCTGGTAGCAATTGCTCATAACCAAAACTCAGAATTTCACCCTTAAGGACTTGTCCATGGTGGCTTGTGGTCTTCCCTGTGATTGAGGGGGTTGAGACACCAGATAACCCCTCAAAGCACACGCAGTTGGCTACATTATTAATTGAACCTAGAATTGCACAatgaaaatgcaaaaacaacTGAAACCACACCTATAAAAACAAGCTTCATATTTGATATTCATTCATTGAAATTGTCAAAATAGCCTTGATGTTCTTCTAGAGCAGAAATGATGATCACCTTCTCTAGCAGTGGAATAAAGGGTCCAAACCTGGCTAATATCTAAAAGTAATTACAAATTAAGGACTTTGAATGGTACAGGAATAAATACTTGTCTAACTCCAAGAGACAGAGGAAGGGTGGAAAAAAAGAACTGGAGATAACAACATGCTCAAAGGCTTTGTAGTAGCTTTAAAGTCTCATCAATATGCTTTTCGGGTTGGAACTGATTGTTATAGATAAGTTGAACCACCCCATTTTTGTCAAGAACATAAGTCTCTCTTCCGGGCAATGTTCCAAATAGATCTGATGGCACTCCCCAATCTTTCCTCACCTTGTTCCCCTCGTCACTTAGCAAAGTGTAAGGAAGCCTAAATTTCTTTGCAAAAGCCTACAAACATTAATTTAAACCTTCATTGTCAACTGCAGTCATGATTAGCTACGATTACAAGattataaatatcacaataactCAATGGTAGGATGAActatattttcaaaaagcttAATTATTCTTGAAATTGCAAAAGCTTACTAAGACTAATTTATAAGTAtctgtgattaaaaaaaaatattacatccATTGAAAAATGAACCAAGCTTCAATATGATTACCCAATTATATGTTGAAAGAAAGAGTTGATAATTTGTACAATATCACAACATAAGTAGAGGTAGTCAAGTCCCGTTCCGCCACTTGCTGCATACATACATTACATGGCTAATAGATAAAAGGACATTGCATGAAGCATACCTATTATTGGTGGGCAAGATGCCAAGATAGTacataagtaaaacaaatacagaGCTATAATGCCACCAAAATAAGAGTTACATATAATTAATTGGAGCTAAAAATTGTACAATTAGATTAAAGAAATTGGTGTAAGATTGCCTATCAAGACCTCTCCCAAATCTTCTGGCAAAAAATGAGAGCTTTGTGCACTGGGTAAGACGTCTAAGAATTGTACAATTAGATTAAAGAAGACTATACGCAAGGgtatctaaaatatatatatactatagtAGAATTGAGGTGTATACATACGACATTAAATATGTATAGCAGCTGTAACTCATTCTGGCTAGAAGTACCAGAAAATACAGGCAAAAAGGATTCTTCTGCTGTTAAACTTAAAGCTATTGCTCTATGTGAGAAGGCTATTGTATTACCTTGTGAGAAGATGGATCGTCGCCGCTAATCCCAACAACCTGAGCTCCTGCTTTCTTAAATTTCTCGTAAGAATCCCTGAAAGCACAAGCCTGTCGGAGTATAATAGTAATCTGTTAGTTCCTGCCTGCATAACCTTAAGGCCCTCTTTAATAGCAATTGGGTGACAAATATGTCTATGTGAAACTATTCCCATAAAAGTAACAACTCAAAAAACATTGATCATAGTATGTAGTAATAATAATAGCTAGTAAGAAATGTAATACTagcagaggaaaaaaaaaggacctgTTTGGTGCAGCCAGGGCTCTCATCAGCTGGGTAGAAATAGACCACAGTTGGCTTGCCTTTAAAGTTGGAGAGGCTCACATTTTTTCCATCCTGATCTTTCAATGTGAATGATGGTGGGGCCGTACCTTTGTTCACCTTTCAAGAAACACAAAAACTCATAGTCGTAGGTGATAATAAAGACAATAACTCTTAATTATTACAAATTGACTAGCTGTGGCATTGGCACcacaattttatattgtaaattaATGTACCTTGGCAAAAATAGATCCCTtcactgaagaagaagaagatgggaTTGACAAGGATGAAGAATAAGAGACCTTAAGGCCATAGAACTGAGACTGTGATGAATTGGAGACAATTGGAAGGTTATGAGAGAACAATGAGTGTCTGGGACAAAGAGTTTGAGTGGAAAGTAGAGAGGGAACAGAGTGCTTTGGGAGAGTAAGTGAAGCCATGGATCGGATAGAGAAAGCAATGAATGAAGGGTTCTCCTATATATGAGTGTGCCACTCCCACTTCTTTTGCTCTTCTAGTTTAGTTTTGCGTTGGTGCTTATTTGGGAAAAATAGGGATTAGAAATAGATTGGCTTCTGCCTTTGGGGTGGACAATTGCTAACCATTAACCGACatccttctcaaaaaatttgtttgtcgGCCAAGCTGgtaattaactttttatttttattggtttaaaATCTAAGCACACAACTATTTTGACACGACTTTGTTTGTCGGCCAaattagctttttatttttattggtttaaaATCTAAGCACACAATTGTTTTGACGCGACAACAGGTTTGACCGGAAAATATGAATAGTGAAAAAGTGATAACTGAGAAAGTAATAAAAGTAATAAGTAACCAGTCATACTCATAATCTCTTATATCATAATTGTGACAAAAGTTGTGGTATTTGAAAAACTGTGTTTATTAATTGTTTTAACGGCTTCCTTGTTTCTTTATTTCActgttttgtgaaaaataataagatcaaaaatcaaaaaagaagGGTGTCAACCGTGTCATTGAGTAGATACAAGTCTCTTAGAAAATGggatttcaaaatcaaaatggtTAAATTTAACCATAATTTAACAAATTAAGGACTTTGAATGGTACAAGAATAAATACTTGTCTAACTCCAAGAGACAGAGGAAGGGGCATAAAAAGAATTGAATAGATAACAACTGGCTCAAAGGCTTTGAAGTAGCTTTAAAGTCTCATCAATGTGCTTTTCGGGTTGGAACTGATTGTTGTAGATAAGTTGAACCACTCCATTCTTGTCAAGAACATAAGTCTGTCTTCCGGGCAGTGTTCCAAATAGATCTGATGGCACTCCCCAATCTTTCCTCACCTTGTTCCCCTCGTCACTTAGCAAAGTGAAAGGAAGCCTATATTTCTTTGCAAAAGCCTACAAACATTAATTTAAACCTTCATTGTCAACTTCAATCATGATTAGCTACGATTACAAGATTATAAATACCACAATAACTCAATGGTATGATGAActatattttcaaaaagcttAATTTGTCTTGAAATTGCAAAAGCTTACTAAGACTAATTTATAAGGAtctgtgataaaaaaaattacatccaTTGAAAAAGGAACCAAGCTTCAATATGATTACCCAATTATATGTTGAAAAAAAGAGTTGATAATTTGTACAATATCACGACATAACTAGAGGTAGTCACTAGTCGGGTCCCATTTTACATGGCTAATAAATAAGAGGACCTTGCATGAAGCATACTTATTATTGGTGGGCAAGATAGTacataagtaaaacaaatacagaGCTATCATGCCACCAAATAAGAGTTACATATAATTCATTGAAGTTAAGAATTGTACAATTAGATTAAAGAAATTGGTGTAAGATTGTCTATCAAGACCTCTCCCAAATCCCGCAAAAAGTTGAGAGCTTTGTGCACTAGGTGCAACGTTTAGAAATTGTACAATTAGATTAAAGAAGACTAGATGCGAGGCTATCTAAGAGCACCCACAGTAGGTGtggtaaatgtgccaaatgccaaatatttggcacatttaccaCACCAAACTCAAAAAACACCAAATATCAGATGTGCTAAATCCTATCATTTTTACAACATGTGAacagtaccgttgcaaatttgcaacggtacggaATGGTGTGGTATaagttttattcatttttttttctctctcctctctcttcactTTTCTTCCTCAGACTCAGACATCACGCTCACGCCTcttcattattttcttctttcactcattttttcttctcaatctctttgtttttctctctttctctcagaCATCATCCTTAGTTTTTTCTTCTcacccttttcttctttcactcCGATCCCTgttgctgtgttttttttttttttttttttttttttttttgcagtgaTTTGATACCCGGTTCGGCAGTGGGTGGGTTGAGATGGTGGGTGGGTCGGCTGGTGATGGGCGAATCGGTGGTGGTGGGTTCTGTTATACGAAATCGGTGGTGCGAAATTGGTGAATGGGTGGTGCGAAATCGGTGAATGGGTTCCGAATCGGTGAAATCAGTGGTGCGAAATCAGTAAATCGGTGAATGGGTTGTGGCCGCAACAGTTTTTCTAGTGTTTTTCTGGTGTTGTGGGTGGGTGGGTTGTGGGTTCTATTgtttttttggtggttgtggccgCAACAATTTTtctggttgtggttttttttttttttttttttaataaggtgGTGTGGGGTGGCCGGTGGTTGTGGGCTGTGGCGGTTGATCTGCCATGTGGGTTGTTGATGTTGCTGTTGTTGGTTGTTgatgttgctgttgttgttgctgttgttgatgatgatgggGGAAgggataatatattattttaatttatagtaaatattattttaatgtatagagttaaattataaaacatctgataaatgagatgttgtaaaatgatgtgataaaataataaagtaagcaTTTGGTGTTGTAAAATGGCATAATTTATACACCAGCTGCTGCGGATGCTCTAAAATACATACTACAGTAGAATTGAGGTGTATACATACGTCATTAAATATGTTTAGCAGCTGTAATTCACTATGGCTAGAAGTGACAGAAAATACAGGCAAAAAGGATTCTTAAAACTCTGTGAGAAGGTTATTGTATTACCTTGTGAGATGATGGATCGTCACCGCTAATCCCAACAACCTGAGCTCCTGCTTTCTTAAATTTCTCGTAAGAATCCCTGAAAGCACAAGCCTGTCGGAGTATAATAGTAATCTGTTAGTTCCTGCCTGCATAACCTAAAGGTCCTCTTTAATTGCAATTGGGTAACAAATATGTCTGTGAAACTATTCCCATAAAAGtaacaacttaaaaaacatTAATCATACTATGTACTATGCAGTAATAATAATAGCTAGTAAGAAATGTAATACTGgcagtggaaaaaaaaaggacctgTTTGGTGCAGCCAGGGGTTTCATCAGCTGGGTAGAAATAGACCACAGTTGGCTTGCCTTTAAATTTGGAGAGGCTCACATTTTTTCCATCCTGATCTTTCAGTGTGAATGATGGTGGGACCGTACCTTTGTTCACCTTTCAAGAAACACAAAAACTCATAGTCGTAGGTGATAATAAAACCAATAACTCTTAATTATTACAAAATGACTAGCTGTGGCATTGGCACcacaattttatattgtaaattaATGTACCTTGGCAAAAATGGAACCCttcacagaagaagaagaagatgggaTTGACAAGGATGAAGAATAAGAGACCTTAAGGCCATAGAACTGAGATTGTGATGAATTGGAGATAATTGGAAGGTTATGAGAGAACAATGAGTGTCTAGGACTAAGAGTTTGAGTGGGAAGTAGAGAGGGAAGAGTGTGCTTTGGGAGAGTGAGTGAAGCCATGGATCGGATAGAGAAAGCAATGAATGAAGGGTTCTCCTATGACTGAGCCACTCCCACTTCTTTTGCTCTTCTAGTTTAGTTTTGTGTTGGTGCTTACTTGGGAAAGATAGGGAATAGTCGAATAGAAATAGATTGGCTTCTGCCTTCTGGCGTGGACAATTGCTAACCATTAACTGCCCTTTGTATCTAACCCACATCCTTCctcaaaaaatttgtttgttggGCAAGCTGGTaattagcttttatttttattggtttaaaATTTAAGCACACAGCTATTTTAAAATGACTTTTGCCACAATTTGACCGGAAAATTGTGGATAGTGAAAAAAAGTGGTAAGTTTATATGAAAGTGATAGGTAACCAGTCATATTCACAATCTCCCACATCataattgtagcaaaaattgtgGTATATTAAGAACTTTGTTTATTagatgttttaacttttaactatGGGTTCCTTCTTTCACTGTTTCACTTGTGTGGTGAAAAATAATaagatcaaaaataaaaaaagaaaagtgtcaTTTGAGTAGATACAAGTCTCCTAGAAAATgagatttcaaaatcaaaatgattaaatttaaccaTAATTT encodes:
- the LOC126707285 gene encoding peroxiredoxin Q, chloroplastic isoform X3, coding for MASLTLPKHTLPSLLPTQTLSPRHSLFSHNLPIISNSSQSQFYGLKVSYSSSLSIPSSSSSVKGSIFAKVNKGTAPPSFTLKDQDGKNVSLSNFKGKPTVVYFYPADESPGCTKQACAFRDSYEKFKKAGAQVVGISGDDPSSHKAFAKKFRLPYTLLSDEGNKVRKDWGVPSDLFGTLPGRETYVLDKNGVVQLIYNNQFQPEKHIDETLKLLQSL
- the LOC126707285 gene encoding peroxiredoxin Q, chloroplastic isoform X2, with amino-acid sequence MASLTLPKHSVPSLLSTQTLCPRHSLFSHNLPIVSNSSQSQFYGLKVSYSSSLSIPSSSSSVKGSIFAKVNKGTAPPSFTLKDQDGKNVSLSNFKGKPTVVYFYPADESPGCTKQACAFRDSYEKFKKAGAQVVGISGDDPSSHKAFAKKFRLPYTLLSDEGNKVRKDWGVPSDLFGTLPGRETYVLDKNGVVQLIYNNQFQPEKHIDETLKLLQSL
- the LOC126707285 gene encoding peroxiredoxin Q, chloroplastic isoform X1; its protein translation is MASLTLPKHTLPSLLPTQTLSPRHSLFSHNLPIISNSSQSQFYGLKVSYSSSLSIPSSSSSVKGSIFAKVNKGTVPPSFTLKDQDGKNVSLSKFKGKPTVVYFYPADETPGCTKQACAFRDSYEKFKKAGAQVVGISGDDPSSHKAFAKKYRLPFTLLSDEGNKVRKDWGVPSDLFGTLPGRQTYVLDKNGVVQLIYNNQFQPEKHIDETLKLLQSL